AATACTGCTTGCTATGGACTGATTTGTTTCTCCCAAATTTATACATTTAGCCCTAACTCCCCATGTGATGACATTTGGAGATGTTTTTTGGGGGAGGTAATTAGGGTCAGATGAGTTATGAGGATATGGCCCTTTTGATGGGATTACTGGCTTtgtaagaagagggagaaagagagacagagagagaacatattcactttCTCTTTGCCATCTGTGGGCAAagagagaaggtggccatctatAAGCCAGGAGGAGGGCTCTCATCTTATCAAGAGCCCAGCTGGCCTGCACcctaatcttggacttccagcctccagaactgtgaaaaagaaTTATCTGTTGTTAAAGCCACACAGTCTATGGGACTCAGTTATAGCAGCCTGAGAAAACTAATGCTATGTTCATTCTATCTAGAATCCACCCCATATGAGTATGTGGAGGAATATATATGAGTATACATAAATTTGGGGGAGGTCCAAAAatcccagaattatcttctggagggcgggttCCTTTTAGTACAAGCTTTCCacactaagtgagtgttctaggaacccatttgtatcagtgtagcagctggcattgttgtgagagtcTGGCTTTggcttctttgaatttttttgaaggctttttcaacacatttgcccatttcatgatgggtgatttacgagtgcacctacTCACACCACTGAGTGTTCAGGTTTTTACCAAAAACGGCATAACCCTTGTGCCCACCCACACTgtagatgaaaaaaagtcctcgaAGGGAAaggttttgccaatgtggaagaggtgaaacaaaatggtagaagcacaaaaaggcatcaaaattgatgagttcaaaaactgttttgagcagtgaaaaaatgtctcaatagatgcattgtatcaaatggagagcactttgaaggtgactgaagtttaaacgtgtaagaacaaatacataattttttataaataaattccagattttGGGGGTACCTCTTGTATATTTACACATAGATATAATTTACAATGTGGTAATTGTTCTACATGTGTTGTTTTCTTTACACCTCACAAGTCTATGGAGGACAGCACTATACCATGTTCTATTTTTAAGATGGGAAGACTGAGCCTTGAAGGTTAGATGGATGTAGCCAAGATCCTAGAGCTAATAGGTGCAAGAACCAGGTTTTTGAACACGTTCTGGCCTCCAACTATCCCAGGGGTTCAGGTGAGGGACACCCCAACTCTGACACTGGTGGGAGCACCTTTCTGTCCTCAAGAGGTGAAGGGGTATCCTATCTATTGGCCAGAGTATGGATGAATAAAGCTCAGCTTCCAGTTCAACCACAGGGCAGTGAGTTTGTGCAGGAAATAACCAGAAGCAACAAAACactttggctcagttggttacaagGCAAAACTTTTAATTACACGAGTGCTTAATACATTAGCTGCTTCAGGGCTCTGACAGCTTTGATTTCTGGTCCTGTTTTTCTAACACGGAAAGGTGAATGCCTCCCTCAGGGCCACCTGGGCAGTTGGTGTCCTGAGGATTTGTGAGTGGACAATAGAGACAACTGTGCAGATACCTGGGTATTTGGGGATCCTCCCCCCAAACCACCACCTGTGACTTTGAGCGAAATCCTCTTCCATGGAGGGAAGAATATGGAGGTCCTTCCagtaaagaaggaagaagggaaaacatCTGGCACAGATACACAGAGAATGGTGTCACAGGATTGGCTTGAAGAGGGGGGAGGAACTGAGGACTTAGCTAGGACCTGAAGGGTGAGGGACAGAATGTGGGAGAGGGCTGAGTCCATTTGGTTTCattctttgtaaaaaataataccatCACGAGGACCATGTCATGCAACCTCAGAGACacctctgtgcatctcccagggctgtgctgggaggagggcagatGGCAGAGGGCAGTTCAAACAGGTGTGGTGCGCCTGTTGGCCAGATCATTATGCAGCGACTCCTTGAACTCTTTGGGTGTGGAGTTGTGGAATTGTAGAAAAGTGTGATCCCGGTCAGAGTTGAGTAGGGTCCCCATGGTGATCTTTGAGGGGTCCCGGGAGAGGGTGAACATTGAGATGTCGGTGGAAGGGATGGTGTGGAAGCCTTTGCTTATGGGGGACAGGTCTCGGGACCTGGGCTCTGTGGAACGAGAACTTGACCGCCTCCGAAATCTGTACCTGTAGGGCGGCAGGCGGGCAAAAGTTGATTTCTTCAGGAGCTCTGAGTGGGATTTGGCACGTAactgttgatgtttctctatgTAGATATGCACAGCAACAACCCCCACAATTTCTGCGATGATGAAAGAGAAGGCTCCGAAGTAGAAGGACCAGCCATATGAGTAGCTCTTTTTAGAGTCACGCTGCCCAGGGTCCCCAGCATTGGCCGATATATAAACTATGATGCCGATGATGTTGCTTAACCCtaagaaaaggtaaaagaaaaaatcatttttaaataaacctcAGAGGTAATTGTCACTTGCAGTCTTGAAATATTTATAGAGAATGTGGAGGtaacagggagagagaagaatggatTTGTGGCTAAGAAATCCAATCCTGCTGAGCTCTTCTGCATGGCCTGTCTCTTGGAAAATGAAGAATTCAGTCCCAGATGGTGAGCCTTCAGCTAAAGAAGATACCTGACTCCCACAGCAAGTGCAGTAGAACTTGGAACACATGTCTTTTCCCTTAGAAACAATTCACTCTATCAAAACATAATCTTTAGCAGGAAGTCATGAGGATGGTGTAGTGAATGAGATACAGGTCCCTGCCCTGAGTTCCTCACCATTACTAGGAGAGACTGACATGTAAATGCAATTAGAGCAACAGACAAGAAGGGTGCTATCAGAGACATAGACAAAATGATTTAAGGACCAAGGGAGAGAGATGACTAAGCCTCTTCCCTGTGAAGACAAGGTGATATTTGAGCCGGATCCTGAACATTGAAGAGAGGTGAGCCAGGAAATGAAAGGCTTTTGACTATGGAGTGTAAGAGGAAGAATGACTTACTAAGGTGCTAGCTTGGGTCATGAGGACATTGGGGCTTCTTGAGCTAAAATAAGTAATAGCAGAGAGAATAgatttagagaagggaagagatttggAAACACTGAGTTGGAAGTGCTTATTGGAAATCCAGCTGCAGCTGTCCAATAGATGTGTGTGGGGCCCAAACTGCAGTCTGGAGAACTAATCAGCCTGTGGGGAAAGTGCAGTAGCTCCTAAGTCTCCTTATCTGCACAGGATAAGATACTGCTTTAGATTAGCTGTTGTTAGAGCATCAGGATGTAGAGAACACAAATGTGATGTTCCTAGCAGACAAGGTCTGCCAACTTAGTGTTCCCAAGTGCCAACAGGATAGCACAAGAATAGCTGCTGAGGCAACCAGAGAGGAATTTATTCTCTAGGGAGTAGTAAGAAACAACAGAATCTGGGGTTTGGGGGCTCTGCTCATGTCTTACCACCTTTCTCACATTATTGCTCTGAGgtggaatgtcttttttttttgtccctttgtTCCAAGGGCCACATCCAGGCCTTGATACCAACAATGACTCAGAGAGGTTGGTTCATCAGCTGGCATCTTTTTGCCTTCAAATTCAGACCACCTGCAGGGTTCTGCTGAATGGAGGCTGTCCCTCATTACAGTTCCTAGTACCAATtggtaaataataattttcagtgGCCTCCTGAGTCTTTCCTCCATTCCATGAGCACCCCACACTCTTCCTAGAGATCCCCAAGATCTCCCCATGGTCCAGCAACCAAAAGGTTAAAGCTTGGCAGAGCAGGAGCCACTGGACTGTGCTCTACTTCTACAATTCTGACTGGGTGGAAAACATGCATTAAggggaatttatattttaaacatgatcTTTAGCCACACTCCATCTAGGATTTATCCCTTGAGGTCAGGGCCAAGGTCTCCCTCTAGCCAGGGTCCTCCTGGCATTACTCTGCACAGGCATTCATCAGGTAGACATCGAGTTCTAGTCACTGAGCTGTTCTTAATCTGGGGTGACACAGACAGCCCTATGTCAGGCTGCAGCAAACCACAGGATGAAAAGCAGCTTCTCTTCCTGCAGTGTCAGTTTCACTTGAAGATTAGTAGGACAGGCacattcttttatattaaaatgaacataaatataGTGAGAAGGAGAGAGCAGAATTCACATGAATTTTTAAGTGTTGATGGGAGACAGACTTTAAAGACATTTCAGCTCTCTGAAGGTGGCTTCTTGCAATGTCTCTTGACTCCCTCTGCCAGCAGGAAAATTTGGGTTAAGTTTGGGGAACTCCAAATGGAAGTCttgttgagaaataaaaaagttcaaaGAGAGGCTCAGATGTCAGATCAGGTTAAAGAAGGCAGGAAGCCGAGTGAGTTGTCATTTATTTACAGGGCACTTACTATTTGTTATGCACTGTGCAAAGTCTTTGCATGCACTATCTCAAGCATTACAACAagcccactttaaaaaaaattaccactcttttacagacgaggaaactgagagaCAGAGAACATAAGTAACTTCCCAAGTCAACACAGCTAGGAAATGGTGGAAGTGGGATTTGAACTGAGAATGGTCCCTTAGCCATGGGTAGATTCAATTTTCAGCAACACAATATAGGAAGAGCTGATGGTATGTGGGCAGCCACTTGCTCCTTGCTCCCAGGCTGTAGTAGGGTCATTTTGTTTGGTGCCAAGGAGGCATCTCCCAGCTCAGAGCCTGACCCACAGCAAGAGTGCTGCATATTTGTGGAATAAGTGCATGAATTGAGATGGCATCAAAATTAAATGGAACAATGTACAGAATAGAAGCTACTGTGTATTGAGAAGTTACAGTATGCTAGGCAGTTCTAGGCACTTTATACCAAGACATCTAATCCTCTTAAAAGTTTTTAGAGGTAGAACCATTATTATCACTgcttttcagatgaagaaactgaggcacagaaaggttagaggacttgcctgaagtcacaaaGCTGGGAAGTAGTAGAGTCAATGTTTGCACAGGGGAGCCTGGTTCAGAGCCCATGCTCTTCAGCAttttgcacagtgcctggtacatagtagatgcttaataaagaGTCGTTGATTGCTTTTGCCTGAGACCATAGATCTTTAGAACAGCTAAGCAAAAAAGAACCTTAGATATTGCTGAATCCTTCCAAACTTTCCTTCTACAGCTGGAGAAACCAAGGTTCTTTAGGTTCCTTGGAGAggtcagtgggggagggaggtccAGGACTTGATCCCACACTTCTGGCTGCTTCTCAGGGCTTTCGCTACTGCCCTCAGATTTCCCAGTTTCCTGGTGTCTAATCAGCTTGACATCTCTCACAGTGCCTCCTGTGAGAAGAAAGTTGCTGGTGACACAATCTTCCCTAACAATCCCCTCAGGGGACAAAATAATGATCTTCTCCTGTCAAGGAAACCCTCATGCCCTCATGTCCACACAATACATCATCCTCTTGGTCAGTTGGGGCTCAGGAGGTCTTGTTGGTAACACAAGTCTCTGACTTTGTCAGTTTGACCCTCTGTCTGCACAGAGTGTGGCCAGGGCAACAGCCACCTTTGTGTGACCACATCTCTGAGGCAAGATGGCAGCCTTCTTTAAGTTCTATTGCTGCAGCCAGTACCTAGAGATTTAGAGCAGGACTCAGTCTAATTTCCTCACTTCACAGGAGGTGAAACAGTGGGGAAGGAATGAGAGAAGGGTTTATAGGGACTAAGATTATGTCATTGCTGCTTTTCCAATACTAGAAAGTAATATTGTTCTTTTTATGTTCAGCCCATTTCCAACAACACTATGAAGTAAAcagtattattatcattttacagtGGAGGAAACCAAGTTACAGGGAGTTGGTAACATACCCAGCGCCCCACAGgtagagccagaattcaaatccagGAGGGTAGGCATCTCTTACCCACCACTTTATGCAATTATCCAATATTCccatttcaataaatattctgcCATTATCGGGCAAAGCTTGAAGGTCATCACCAAAGAGGGAAGCCCCCTTCTACCAGCCCTCTACTTTGTTCTTTGCTTTCCCAAAGCATTTCATTCAGATGGCATTGAttgaagggtggggtgggagaagatGGTGAGGAGATGGAAGGAAACCCAGAGGAAAGAGAGGTAGATGAGGAGCATGGAGGAGGATGGAGatgaagggcagagagagaaagcagagtaGGACCCCTTCCCTAAGGTTGTCTCTCATCCTCCTAGCCACTCTGGGCTGCCTTCTGGTCAGGGCTGCCATTGACTACAACATCTGCCCTGGCATTTCTGGGGTTTCCCTTGTTCCTAGAGCTAAGTTATAAAGATTCAAGCACTTGAAGAGCTGTGAACAATAGTAAACAGACAAACACATACCTGAAAAGGCCAAAGATAGTGTATGAAGAGACCCCAGTGAACAAAACGTTGGACCCCTTTCAAGCACACTGACTCAGTCTTTCAGGTCACAAACTATACACACCACACATGCCCCCTGCCCACTGTGTGCAAGCATAGACATACACTCTCTTATTAGTCAGTCTTGCCTTCTCTGGGTTGACCTTGCCACCtgtcttctgtccttccttcatGCCACCCTTAGCTAGAGTGTCAGCATCTCTGGTTCTGATTAAAGCTTATGGGCCCTCATTCTTAACATAACAAGTTGagcattttcttgcttttccttgtCCCCATGGCCATGGCAGCAAAGGTTCAGTGTCTGTGCAGATCTCAGGGTTGGGGCCAAGTGCTCACCTGCAGAGACGAAAAAGATGCCTGCGCTAAGGATGACATTGTGTCTGCTGCGGTGGAACTCGCTGGCTGCCACACAGAGCCCGCCGAAGAAGAGCAACGTGACGCTGAGGATAGGGAAGATGCTGGAGGCCCTCACAGCCCCtgcaaagagaaggagagagggctCTGCCTGGTCCCtagccagccccaggcccgggcatGGGATGCCTATAGGGACAGTGTGAGAGCCGGGGACAGAGCCTGTGTCTAACATGAGCATGAGGGTTGTGCAGTCACCAGGCCCTGTGCTTGGGCACCTTTGCAGTCAATATTCTgaatttattaatcattttagtTTTGAATCTGTGTTTTGTAAGGAAGTCTGATGGACCATCACAGCATACACCGGGGGCTTGGAGCCTTGACTCACGCGGGATCCCACCACCCACCACATCACCAACTCCCCTTCTCCTTGGGATGGGTCCTCAGCTGCCACTTCTCTGTCCAAAGAATGACCACTGCTACTCTGTACTCCTGGTGGGGGTTGGACACGGACATAAAGAGAATCAGGGTTGGGTGCAAGCCCCAGGCACCTTTGAGTGTCCCCATGCAGAAAGGTATGTGATATTAAATAGCAAATGTAAGACATTCTGCTGGGCTAAAAGAGAGAGAttgcaaaagaaaggaaaattttgtttttgcctaCATATTATACCAGGAGCCCaggattttcattttgcactgggccctaTAAATATATAGCCAACCCAGGTCCTGGGATTCCCATGAAATTAATCTATAGTTACCAAAATGCAGGCTTTTCCCCAGCACACACCTACATTTGCACAGCATTGGGTTGGTGTGTATATTTGAAATGTGTGGTTATGAGATGTATAAGCGTGGCTGTTCCATGTGGTACAGGAACCATTTGGTGATTCGTTGGTGGCCAGCCCCATTGTGGCCAACCCCATTGGGTATTTGCTATACCCAAATGTGGTATAGCAAAGCCTGAGAACCCTGGATACACTTGTCTGCCTCCAACCAGATGGCTGCCACTGCCATTTCTTCCTAAGTTGGTTGGTTCCTATTCAGGATTTGCTTTAGCCCAGTGGACATGTGGTGGCTTCAGAACAAATAGATTTtactgtcttccttccttctctcttctttctaaaCTACCTGCAGTTGTTGGGGTctttggggcagggaagggaagctTATTCCAGTGTAGTTCCACCATCAGTGTCTGAGCAGGGGTTGGCCAAGTCCAGTGTTCTATTATGGGGCATCTCTGGTCCCCAGGACCTGTGGGCAAATAAACTTTCTGCTGTAAATTTAAGCTGTCTCTTACTAAACAGCatgcaggaaggaggaaacagcAGAAAAATTATTGTGCAGAATCCCATCCCACTATAGCGTAGTCACACCAGGAACTGGCATCACAAACACTGGGGACCAGGGACCACTGCAGGAACATGCCCTGGCCCTATGTAGTTGGGTCAATGGTTCCCATATTCTCAGCAGGAAATTTGTATGCTGGTTAAGGTCCCTCCTTAACCTCAGTCTGGTTCTGTGGCTAATGGTGGAGCATAAGTAAACCATGGTAAGGTTCCCCATCTTTCCAGAGGAAGAAACATATTTTGTCAGAAAAACAACGGACTGCTCTGAAGGACTTAAAACGAGTTTTGCAAATTGTGAAATAGAAGTCACAGTTCTGTTTAGTCTTCAGCAGGGCAAACATCACAATGTTTCAtcaattaggaaagaaaaacaaagaagaactATGAGCACTCTGGTGAAACCCCACTGGGTATGACTTTAAAGTCCTCTTTTGAGGGGCCCAAGTAATCTCTGTCATCCCCAAACTTTGGTTAAGCCATGTCTCTAAATATGGCCTTTATTCCTCACAGCAAATCTGTTTGGGCTGCTGGTATAAAGACATCCTAGTAAGCATTTGGGTAAGTCTTCATAAATGGGTAAGGACTGAAAGAAGATAAATGGTATGTTCATGTTGTAAAAATTACAACATAATTTTCAAATTGACCCCATACCACTTAACATTGTTAAGTGATTAAAGGCTCATACACAGGCCCATAGCCCATCTGCAGACTAGCAGCCATGAATAgagctaaaaattattttaattgtaaaaacaCTTCTTGAGTGATGAGTTACATGCATAATCTGAATGGGCCAACTTcttggagtttttattttaatagcagtttaaaaagaaacaaaaacactccCTAATAAAATTCATCAATGTCTTAGAATTCTCCTTTCAAGTGAACTGTATACACATGCTCATtaaagaagttacaaataaataacattaaatccCAAGTTCTCCCTGTGCCTTGGTCAATGTGAGGCCCATGTCTGCAGCTGGACTTCTCCATCACTCATCTCATGTAACAAAAAGAGCTAACACATATAGCTCCATGATGACATGTTGATCCTGGAGCTAAGTGTAATGTAcattagtttatttaattttcatgactCTGTCAGATGGATGACACTATAATCTCATTTCTGACTAGATAGAGAAAGCTAAGAGATGGAGAGATAAAGCAGCTTGGCTTTAAAGTGCAGCTTGGAGATAAAGTCCAACCCAGCTAGTAGGGAATCAAACCAAGTAAAAGTCCATGTTGACCAGCCTCCAGAGTCCTTGCTCTAAGCCATCacactctttggccaacccatgTGCAGTATTTGACAGTCCTGTGTAATTTCTGGGATATGACCTTGGGACAATCCTACAAAGACACTAGCCCTGTCCTAGTAGGATTGAAATGGAAGGGAAGTCAAAGAGGTGAATTTTGCTTGCACTTATTCCCCCAGGCCTTGCCCCTTAAGACCTCACCCATTAGCAGCTCACACATTAGCACCTCATCCATTAGCACTTTTCCTATTAGCACCTCAAATCAGCCCTCTGGGGAAGGTGAAACCTTGGATTCCagttaaagaaaattctttaaatttcctCCCATGCAGACTACAAAGAATCTTCAGTTTTGACTTGcctacattttttccccttctatttCTATTCATTGAAATTAGAGACTTAGATATCAGAACCACTTGAAAATCTCTGTCTAGTAGCAAAGGTCCCCTGAAGGGTCCTATGCATGTATTCATTCCTAGGAATGGCTATGAGCAGCCTCAAACTCCAGGGCAGCTGGGTGACCACAGggcacccttccctccccccagggaGATCCAAGAAGTGGGGAACTTACGAAGGAGATACTCTGCTGTGTCCTGTTCATAGTCAGCATCCTCCGGAAAGTGATCTATTTTCTTGCACACCCCTCGGAAAGCCCCTGTGGAAACAAACATGGTCCTGAGCTGGGGGAAAAGACAGAACCCCTGGGCCCAGCTGGGTCCTTGCCCAGCATTGTGAAGACCTGTTCCTGGTATTTGCAGGATGTGCGTATGTTGGCCCGTCAGCATCTTTCTTAGGGCACAGAAAGAAGGCTagtagagggggaaaaaagtctaaaattttctgtttcctaGATTTGGCATGATCTTGGGATCCATTTAGAAGTGCAAAGAACTATGAAGCCTAAGCATTCATTATGAGGActgtcttctcttttcccttttttcccaagttgtgagggaaaatgggaaaaggaagtaGAATTTCCATATACAATTCACCTTCCCGTTTTACAGACAATGAAATTGTGCATAGGAATTTTGCCTGTGCTCACACGAGGAAAGAAAAGCATTAGGATTCCAGTTGAGATCTGCTGGCTCCTGAGTGGAGATTCCAGGCATCTCAGGAGTAGTCTGCTATCTCTGGTAATGCTCATACCTGGCACAGGTccttcccagccccctgccctggcccagacCAGAGTTTGCTGAGCTCTGCTGTGTGGCTCACCACTTTGGGAGGCACAGAACTGCACAGCTGCATCTTGGTAAAACTGACTGTCAGcatttcacttccttttctttcttaagcaTCAGCTTGACTTAACTTGTTGTGGGTGTTTGATAATCATTGTGGGTGTTTGTTAACTATCCAATTAACCAATCTCTGGGGGCAGCTTAATGGTTCTTCCATTTCTTATGCACGACAAACAATTTCAGAACTTCTTACCGCAAACAGCATGGAATTATGCATTATTGTTCTGGTTCCTACCAGCAGAGGTAGTGGGAGAAGTGGTGTCATGGACAGTGGACAAGGTTTAGAATCACATGGGCTGGGCTTTTACTGTGAGAATGAAATAGGGTGATATATGACGATGAGTTAATTGTTTTCGCAA
This sequence is a window from Phyllostomus discolor isolate MPI-MPIP mPhyDis1 chromosome 3, mPhyDis1.pri.v3, whole genome shotgun sequence. Protein-coding genes within it:
- the CACNG3 gene encoding voltage-dependent calcium channel gamma-3 subunit — translated: MRMCDRGIQMLITTVGAFAAFSLMTIAVGTDYWLYSRGVCRTKSTSDNETSRKNEEVMTHSGLWRTCCLEGAFRGVCKKIDHFPEDADYEQDTAEYLLRAVRASSIFPILSVTLLFFGGLCVAASEFHRSRHNVILSAGIFFVSAGLSNIIGIIVYISANAGDPGQRDSKKSYSYGWSFYFGAFSFIIAEIVGVVAVHIYIEKHQQLRAKSHSELLKKSTFARLPPYRYRFRRRSSSRSTEPRSRDLSPISKGFHTIPSTDISMFTLSRDPSKITMGTLLNSDRDHTFLQFHNSTPKEFKESLHNDLANRRTTPV